A part of Chitinimonas koreensis genomic DNA contains:
- the queF gene encoding NADPH-dependent 7-cyano-7-deazaguanine reductase QueF (Catalyzes the NADPH-dependent reduction of 7-cyano-7-deazaguanine (preQ0) to 7-aminomethyl-7-deazaguanine (preQ1) in queuosine biosynthesis) has protein sequence MQPELSPLGKTSAYVEHYDPSLLFPIPRLAKREEIGVPAALPFFGADIWNAYELSWLNRRGKPQIALATFTVPADSPNIIESKSFKLYLNSYNQTRLDDVDTLRARLAADLSKAAGATVGVRLVLPEEFGRQRLGELDGYCIDNLDLEIDTYQPEPALLRTVEGEGEGPVEETLCSNLLKSNCLVTGQPDWGSVQIRYRGAPIERAGLLQYLVSFRRHNEFHEQCVERIFMDITRQCRPEALSVYARYTRRGGLDINPFRTSFTQAAPANLRGARQ, from the coding sequence ATGCAACCCGAACTCTCCCCGCTCGGCAAGACGAGCGCCTACGTCGAGCACTACGACCCGAGCCTGCTGTTCCCGATCCCGCGCCTCGCCAAGCGCGAGGAGATCGGCGTGCCGGCCGCCCTGCCCTTCTTCGGCGCCGACATCTGGAACGCCTACGAGCTGTCCTGGCTCAACCGGCGCGGCAAGCCGCAGATCGCGCTGGCCACCTTCACCGTGCCGGCCGATTCGCCCAACATCATCGAGTCGAAGAGCTTCAAGCTCTATCTCAACAGCTACAACCAGACCCGGCTCGACGACGTCGATACGTTGCGCGCGCGGCTGGCGGCCGACCTGTCGAAGGCGGCCGGCGCCACGGTCGGCGTGCGGCTGGTGCTGCCCGAGGAGTTCGGCCGCCAGCGGCTGGGCGAACTCGACGGCTATTGCATCGACAACCTCGACCTCGAGATCGACACCTACCAGCCCGAGCCGGCGCTGCTGCGCACGGTCGAGGGCGAGGGCGAAGGCCCGGTCGAGGAGACGCTGTGCTCCAACCTGCTCAAATCCAACTGCCTGGTGACCGGCCAGCCCGACTGGGGCAGCGTGCAGATCCGCTACCGCGGCGCGCCGATCGAGCGCGCCGGCCTGCTGCAATACCTGGTCTCGTTCCGCCGCCACAACGAATTCCACGAACAGTGCGTCGAGCGCATCTTCATGGACATCACGCGCCAGTGCCGGCCCGAGGCGCTGTCGGTCTATGCGCGCTATACCCGCCGCGGCGGGCTCGACATCAATCCGTTCCGCACCAGCTTCACGCAGGCAGCGCCGGCTAACTTGCGTGGGGCAAGGCAATAG
- a CDS encoding mechanosensitive ion channel family protein encodes MRDIDMERWRVLAEHYVTEFGVKILAAIVFWVVGRWLIALAIRLVQGSLERQKVDPTVLRYLGNIVSVTLNLVLIIGILGYFGMQTTSFAALIAAAGVAIGMAWSGLLANFAAGAFLMVLRPFKVGDFVSAGGVTGTVKEVGLFATAINTPDNVLTTVGNNKIFGDNIQNFSHNAYRRVDLKCQLAGNADHAAAIAILQRELAAIPNVLQSPAPEVAILDYTAAGPVLAVRPYCHNDHYWQVYFDGNRVIREALGAAGFPAPMPAQVVLYQPLPPAAPAEPSGDKAPDGGL; translated from the coding sequence ATGCGCGATATCGATATGGAACGCTGGCGCGTGCTGGCGGAGCACTACGTCACCGAATTCGGCGTCAAGATCCTGGCCGCCATCGTCTTCTGGGTGGTGGGCCGCTGGCTGATCGCGCTGGCGATCCGGCTGGTGCAGGGCTCGCTCGAGCGGCAGAAGGTCGATCCGACCGTGCTGCGCTACCTCGGCAACATCGTCAGCGTCACGCTGAACCTGGTGCTGATCATCGGCATCCTCGGCTACTTCGGCATGCAGACCACCTCGTTCGCGGCGCTGATCGCGGCGGCCGGCGTGGCGATCGGCATGGCCTGGTCGGGCCTGCTGGCCAACTTCGCCGCCGGCGCCTTCCTGATGGTGCTGCGGCCGTTCAAGGTCGGCGATTTCGTCAGCGCCGGCGGCGTCACCGGCACGGTCAAGGAGGTCGGCCTGTTCGCCACCGCGATCAATACGCCGGACAACGTGCTGACCACGGTCGGCAACAACAAGATCTTCGGCGACAACATCCAGAACTTCTCGCACAACGCCTACCGCCGGGTCGACCTCAAGTGCCAGCTGGCCGGCAACGCCGACCACGCCGCCGCGATCGCGATCCTGCAGCGCGAACTGGCGGCCATCCCCAACGTGCTGCAGAGCCCGGCGCCCGAGGTGGCGATCCTCGACTACACCGCGGCCGGCCCGGTGCTGGCGGTACGGCCCTACTGCCACAACGACCACTACTGGCAGGTGTATTTCGACGGCAACCGGGTGATCCGCGAGGCGCTGGGCGCGGCCGGCTTCCCGGCGCCGATGCCGGCCCAGGTGGTGCTCTACCAGCCGCTGCCGCCGGCAGCGCCGGCCGAGCCGAGCGGGGACAAGGCGCCGGACGGCGGGCTGTAA
- a CDS encoding PLP-dependent cysteine synthase family protein, giving the protein MSQRAWVAAAIHKIEADFNRSADTHLIPLALPNHPGIDVYFKDESSHPTGSLKHRLARSLFLYALANGWLRENRPVIEASSGSTAVSEAYFASLLGLPFIAVMPASTSPEKIAAIEFHGGRCHLIADPGAINAESARLARETGGHFMDQFTYAERATDWRANNNIAESIFKQMADEPHAIPAWIVCGPGTGGTSATLGRYVRYRRHDTRILCADPEHSVFFDYYRGACAGTPDTTLTAACGSRIEGIGRPRVESSFIPSCIEAMVKVPDALSLAAMRYVSTRLGRRVGGSTGTNFAGVLALAARMRMAGQSGSIVTILCDSGERYAHSYYNPAWYAERGIEVEAADAAIARAVAGEEPAGLAVAGEW; this is encoded by the coding sequence ATGTCGCAACGCGCCTGGGTGGCCGCCGCCATCCACAAGATCGAGGCCGATTTCAACCGCTCGGCCGATACCCACCTGATCCCGCTCGCGCTGCCGAACCATCCGGGCATCGACGTCTACTTCAAGGACGAGTCGAGCCATCCGACCGGCAGCCTCAAGCACCGGCTGGCGCGCTCGCTGTTCCTCTACGCGCTGGCCAACGGCTGGCTGCGCGAGAACCGGCCGGTGATCGAGGCTTCGAGCGGCTCCACCGCGGTGTCGGAGGCCTATTTCGCCAGCCTGCTGGGTCTGCCCTTCATCGCGGTGATGCCGGCCAGCACCTCGCCGGAGAAGATCGCCGCGATCGAATTCCACGGCGGCCGCTGCCACCTGATCGCCGACCCCGGCGCGATCAACGCCGAATCGGCGCGGCTGGCGCGCGAGACCGGCGGCCATTTCATGGACCAGTTCACCTACGCCGAGCGCGCCACCGACTGGCGCGCCAACAACAATATCGCCGAGTCGATCTTCAAGCAGATGGCCGACGAGCCGCACGCCATCCCGGCCTGGATCGTCTGCGGCCCGGGCACCGGCGGCACCAGCGCCACGCTGGGCCGCTACGTGCGCTACCGCCGCCACGACACCCGCATCCTGTGCGCCGATCCCGAGCATTCGGTGTTCTTCGACTACTACCGTGGCGCCTGCGCCGGCACGCCCGACACCACGCTGACGGCGGCCTGCGGCTCGCGCATCGAGGGCATCGGCCGGCCGCGCGTCGAGTCGAGCTTCATCCCGAGCTGCATCGAGGCGATGGTCAAGGTGCCCGATGCGCTGAGCCTGGCCGCCATGCGCTATGTGAGCACCCGGCTCGGCCGCCGCGTCGGCGGCTCGACCGGCACCAACTTCGCCGGCGTGCTGGCGCTGGCCGCGCGCATGCGCATGGCCGGGCAAAGCGGCAGCATCGTCACCATCCTGTGCGACAGCGGCGAACGCTACGCCCACAGCTATTACAACCCGGCCTGGTATGCCGAGCGCGGGATCGAGGTGGAGGCCGCCGACGCCGCGATCGCCCGCGCGGTGGCGGGCGAGGAGCCGGCCGGGCTGGCCGTGGCGGGGGAGTGGTGA
- a CDS encoding PadR family transcriptional regulator yields MRQSGLMAKLGRRVIERLSHHHHRYHDRHAMGRHRHGHGHDHDGPFHGGPGGFGGGDEPLMRGRKFSSDDLQLMLLALLEEKPSHGYELIKALETRSGGFYAPSPGMVYPALTYLEELGYATVAADGNKKCYHLAEAGRTHLAAHRERLELLLDKLHHVARKLDWIRRAWSGQADAVDPAGGWLPELVEAHRALKRALTRRREAPADEQRRVAAILARAAAEIDDKN; encoded by the coding sequence ATGCGGCAATCCGGACTGATGGCCAAGCTCGGCCGGCGGGTGATCGAACGCCTGTCCCATCACCATCATCGCTATCACGACCGCCATGCCATGGGCCGGCACCGCCACGGTCATGGCCACGATCACGACGGCCCGTTCCACGGCGGCCCGGGCGGCTTCGGCGGCGGCGACGAGCCGCTGATGCGCGGCCGCAAGTTCTCGTCGGACGACCTGCAGCTGATGCTGCTGGCGCTGCTGGAGGAAAAGCCGAGCCACGGCTACGAGCTGATCAAGGCGCTGGAGACGCGCTCGGGCGGCTTCTACGCGCCGAGCCCGGGCATGGTCTACCCGGCGCTGACCTACCTGGAGGAGCTCGGCTACGCCACCGTGGCGGCCGACGGCAACAAGAAGTGCTACCACCTGGCCGAAGCCGGCCGCACACACCTGGCCGCCCACCGTGAACGCCTCGAGCTGCTGCTGGACAAACTGCACCACGTCGCCCGCAAGCTCGACTGGATCCGCCGCGCCTGGTCCGGCCAGGCCGATGCCGTGGACCCGGCCGGCGGCTGGCTGCCCGAGCTGGTCGAAGCGCATCGCGCGCTCAAGCGCGCGCTGACGCGCCGCCGCGAGGCGCCGGCCGACGAGCAGCGCCGCGTCGCCGCCATCCTGGCGCGCGCGGCGGCCGAGATCGACGACAAGAACTGA
- a CDS encoding siderophore-interacting protein — translation MTAPDLTVQRVRHALRFRLLEVRRTRLVTPQLLRVTLAGDLADFVSASFDDHIKVFFPAPGQDRPALPTVGPDGVVWPEGAARPAARDYTPRHYDPAAGELDIEFVLHGDGPAASWAAQAKAGQFIGVGGPRGSFVIPTGFDWHLLVGDETALPAIARRLEELPAGCRAIVVAEVPGADARPALASAAALEVHWVHRDAGATLEQAVRALALPAGEGYAWAAGETAAIRAVRAHLVGERGIDKSRIRAASYWKQGEIAVHETLED, via the coding sequence ATGACTGCACCCGACCTGACCGTCCAGCGAGTACGCCACGCGCTGCGCTTCCGCCTGCTCGAAGTCCGCCGCACCCGGCTGGTGACGCCGCAACTGCTGCGCGTGACGCTGGCCGGCGACCTGGCCGACTTCGTCTCGGCCAGCTTCGACGACCACATCAAGGTGTTCTTCCCGGCGCCGGGGCAGGACCGGCCGGCGCTGCCGACGGTCGGGCCGGACGGCGTGGTCTGGCCCGAGGGCGCCGCCCGGCCGGCCGCGCGCGACTACACGCCGCGCCATTACGACCCGGCCGCCGGCGAGCTCGACATCGAGTTCGTCCTGCACGGCGACGGCCCGGCCGCCAGTTGGGCGGCGCAGGCCAAGGCCGGCCAGTTCATCGGCGTCGGCGGCCCGCGCGGCTCCTTCGTGATCCCGACCGGCTTCGACTGGCACCTCCTGGTCGGCGACGAGACCGCGCTGCCGGCCATCGCCCGCCGGCTCGAGGAACTGCCGGCCGGCTGCCGCGCCATCGTGGTCGCCGAAGTGCCCGGCGCCGACGCCCGGCCGGCGCTGGCCAGCGCGGCGGCGCTCGAGGTGCACTGGGTGCACCGCGACGCCGGCGCCACGCTGGAGCAGGCGGTGCGCGCGCTGGCGCTGCCGGCCGGCGAGGGCTACGCCTGGGCCGCCGGCGAGACCGCCGCCATCCGCGCGGTGCGCGCCCACCTGGTTGGCGAGCGCGGCATCGACAAGTCGCGCATCCGCGCCGCCAGCTACTGGAAGCAGGGTGAG